A single Solibacillus isronensis DNA region contains:
- a CDS encoding GntR family transcriptional regulator, whose product MKFDHDLTAETLPSKIYRILREAIIKGQLQPGERLVQDELAKTLNVSRMPIREAIKQLAAEGYVTVEPHKGAVVKQFTIHELEEIYFLRAKFEPMAAAESLKTMSPQLVNQLRELNERMKKTDDTDEYIQLNIQFHHLLIKDCPWGKLNSIIENFWTGFPQQTPHLLPNQIATSISEHDLMVEALANDNIELTCQLLEQHITRAKYDVLRNFIQ is encoded by the coding sequence ATGAAATTTGATCATGATTTAACTGCTGAAACATTACCCTCTAAAATTTACCGGATTCTGCGCGAAGCGATTATAAAAGGGCAGCTGCAGCCTGGCGAACGCCTGGTACAGGATGAATTGGCGAAAACATTAAACGTTAGCAGAATGCCGATCCGAGAAGCGATAAAACAGTTGGCTGCTGAAGGCTATGTCACAGTTGAGCCGCATAAAGGGGCTGTCGTCAAACAATTTACAATCCACGAACTGGAAGAAATTTATTTTTTACGAGCTAAATTTGAACCAATGGCTGCTGCTGAAAGTTTGAAAACGATGTCACCACAACTAGTAAATCAATTGCGTGAGCTTAACGAGAGAATGAAGAAAACAGATGATACAGATGAATATATTCAACTTAATATTCAATTTCATCATCTGTTAATAAAAGATTGTCCTTGGGGGAAATTAAATAGCATTATTGAAAATTTTTGGACCGGTTTCCCTCAGCAAACACCACATCTTTTACCTAACCAAATTGCCACTTCCATTAGTGAACATGATTTAATGGTGGAAGCTTTGGCTAACGATAACATTGAGCTTACATGCCAATTGCTTGAACAACATATTACACGTGCAAAATATGATGTTCTTAGAAACTTTATTCAATAA
- a CDS encoding D-alanyl-D-alanine carboxypeptidase family protein, translated as MKKVRKQTVLSIVLIPILILSMLAVTPAKTNAATDLGLTVDAAILIDADTGKILYEQNAETALGIASMTKMMTEYLLLDAIEEGSISWDQQYNVSEYTYKVSQNRLLSNVPLRADGTYTIRELYEAMAIYSANAATIAIAETIAGTEKEFLKLMDKKAEELGLENYKFVNATGLNNADLQGMHPEGTGEKDENVMPARSVAKLAYNLLKDHPDMLETAKIPKKIFREGTSDAISMSNWNFMLPGLVYEYEGVDGLKTGTTDFAGHTFTGTAKRGDTRLIAVVMKAVDSKGVGSYKARFDATAKLFDYGFGQFSKVELLPGNYVFEEQKTIPVTKGKEDSVKIGLKEPVSVMVKTSEKDSYVPTLTLDKKEIEAGIEKDQVVGQAVLAPTEGKDFGYIDGNPIVADVVTTESVERAGKISLMFQGIGSFFGNLWNGVFGFAGNLIK; from the coding sequence GTGAAGAAGGTAAGAAAGCAAACGGTATTAAGCATTGTCTTAATTCCGATTTTAATACTTAGCATGCTGGCGGTGACACCTGCTAAGACAAATGCGGCGACGGATTTAGGGTTAACGGTAGATGCGGCAATATTAATTGATGCAGACACAGGGAAAATTTTATATGAGCAAAATGCAGAGACAGCTTTAGGTATTGCAAGTATGACGAAAATGATGACAGAGTATCTATTACTTGATGCAATCGAAGAAGGCTCAATTTCATGGGATCAACAATATAATGTATCAGAGTATACATATAAAGTTTCCCAAAACCGTTTATTAAGTAATGTACCGTTACGTGCTGATGGTACGTATACAATTAGAGAGTTATATGAAGCAATGGCAATCTATTCTGCAAATGCTGCTACAATTGCGATTGCAGAAACAATTGCAGGTACAGAAAAAGAATTCCTTAAATTGATGGATAAAAAGGCAGAAGAACTTGGCTTAGAAAATTACAAATTTGTAAACGCAACAGGTTTAAATAATGCTGATTTACAAGGCATGCATCCAGAAGGTACTGGTGAAAAAGATGAAAACGTCATGCCTGCTCGTTCTGTAGCAAAATTAGCGTACAACTTATTAAAAGATCATCCTGACATGTTAGAAACAGCAAAAATTCCGAAGAAAATATTCCGTGAAGGAACTTCGGATGCAATTAGTATGTCCAACTGGAACTTCATGCTACCGGGCCTTGTATATGAATATGAAGGCGTAGACGGGTTAAAAACAGGGACAACAGATTTTGCCGGTCATACATTTACAGGTACAGCTAAACGCGGTGATACACGTTTAATCGCTGTTGTTATGAAGGCAGTGGATTCAAAGGGTGTAGGCTCTTATAAAGCACGTTTTGATGCGACAGCGAAGTTATTTGATTATGGATTTGGTCAATTTTCGAAAGTAGAACTTCTTCCAGGTAACTACGTTTTTGAAGAGCAAAAAACGATTCCTGTTACTAAAGGGAAAGAGGACTCTGTTAAAATCGGTTTGAAAGAGCCGGTTTCTGTAATGGTTAAGACGAGCGAGAAAGATTCATACGTTCCGACGTTGACATTGGACAAGAAAGAAATTGAAGCAGGAATCGAAAAAGACCAAGTAGTAGGACAGGCTGTACTTGCACCTACAGAAGGCAAAGATTTCGGCTATATTGATGGCAATCCTATTGTAGCAGATGTCGTGACGACAGAATCGGTAGAACGTGCAGGGAAAATATCATTAATGTTCCAAGGTATCGGAAGCTTTTTCGGTAATTTATGGAATGGTGTGTTTGGATTTGCAGGTAATTTAATTAAATAA
- a CDS encoding acyl-CoA dehydrogenase family protein, translating into MMLTENLAFLEELREGVRAVCKRFDGDYWRKLDEIDGYPTEFVEAITQAGFLGALIPEQYGGSGLGILEASVILEEINRSGGNAGACHAQMYTMGTILRHGSPAQKEKYLPKIADGSLRLQAFGVTEPNTGTDTTNLKTFAKRDGDHYIVNGQKVFISRAEHSDLMILLVRTTPKDQCVKKSDGLSVLIVDLNEAVGNGLEIRPIKTMMNHATTELFIDNLKVPVENLIGEEGKGFRYILDGMNAERILIAAECIGDGRWFIERATNYAKERVVFDRPIGQNQGIQFPIAQAHIHIEAADLMRIKAAEFYDRQQACGAEANMAKLFAADASWEAANVTIQTYGGFGFAAEYDIERKFKETRLYQVAPISTNLILSYVGEHILKLPKSY; encoded by the coding sequence ATGATGTTAACAGAGAATCTGGCATTTTTAGAAGAACTTCGTGAAGGTGTAAGAGCAGTTTGCAAACGTTTTGATGGTGACTATTGGCGGAAATTGGATGAGATCGACGGATATCCGACCGAATTTGTGGAGGCTATTACTCAGGCTGGCTTTTTAGGGGCTTTAATACCAGAACAATATGGTGGTTCCGGTTTAGGAATATTGGAAGCATCGGTAATTTTAGAGGAGATTAATCGTTCAGGCGGGAACGCGGGTGCGTGTCATGCACAAATGTATACGATGGGAACGATTTTACGGCATGGTTCTCCTGCACAAAAGGAGAAATATTTGCCGAAGATTGCGGACGGGTCACTTCGTTTACAAGCATTTGGGGTGACGGAACCTAACACTGGTACTGACACAACAAACTTAAAAACGTTTGCGAAACGGGATGGCGACCATTATATCGTGAATGGTCAAAAGGTATTCATTTCCCGTGCAGAGCATTCGGATTTAATGATTTTATTAGTGCGTACAACACCGAAAGACCAATGCGTTAAAAAGAGTGACGGCCTGTCCGTGCTAATTGTTGATTTGAATGAAGCAGTTGGAAATGGATTAGAAATACGGCCAATTAAAACAATGATGAACCATGCGACAACGGAATTGTTTATCGACAATTTAAAGGTGCCTGTAGAAAATTTAATTGGCGAAGAGGGAAAAGGATTCCGCTATATCTTGGACGGAATGAATGCCGAGCGGATTTTAATTGCTGCGGAATGTATCGGTGATGGACGCTGGTTTATTGAACGGGCAACGAATTATGCAAAAGAACGTGTTGTTTTTGATCGTCCGATAGGTCAAAACCAAGGAATACAGTTTCCGATTGCCCAGGCGCATATCCATATTGAGGCGGCAGACTTAATGCGTATAAAAGCTGCGGAATTTTATGATCGTCAGCAAGCTTGCGGGGCAGAGGCCAACATGGCGAAGTTATTTGCTGCAGATGCATCATGGGAGGCGGCCAATGTAACGATTCAAACTTATGGCGGCTTTGGCTTTGCCGCAGAATATGATATTGAGCGGAAATTTAAAGAGACACGGCTCTATCAAGTAGCTCCAATTTCAACAAACCTGATTTTATCATACGTCGGAGAACATATATTAAAACTTCCAAAATCTTATTGA
- the serS gene encoding serine--tRNA ligase, with protein MLDIKRVRDNFEEVKRMLLTRNEDLGNLDNFENLDTKRRELIAKTEVLKAERNKVSEQISVMKRNKEDASEVIARMREVGDEIKALDAELNAIEDEFKDMMMRLPNIPHESVPVGTEEDDNVEEYTWGDVPAFNFEAKAHWDIAKELDIVDFERGAKVTGSRFLFYKGLGARLERALLNFMMDLHSDQHGYTEMLPPQIVNRDSLTGTGQLPKFEEDVFKLVREEDEMDYYLIPTAEVPVTNYYRDEILSADMLPQAFSAFSANFRSEAGSAGRDTRGLIRQHQFNKVELVRFVKPEESYEQLEILTGHAEKVLQLLGLPYRKLKMCTADLGFTAAKKYDLEVWIPAQNMYREISSCSNFEDFQARRANIRFRREAGAKPEFVHTLNGSGLAIGRTVAAILENYQQEDGSVVIPEVLRPYMGGLEVITVK; from the coding sequence ATGTTAGATATTAAACGCGTCCGCGACAATTTTGAAGAAGTAAAGCGTATGCTTCTTACACGTAATGAGGATTTAGGAAATCTGGATAACTTTGAAAACTTAGATACAAAACGTCGTGAATTAATCGCCAAAACAGAAGTATTGAAAGCAGAGCGCAATAAAGTGTCTGAACAAATTTCTGTTATGAAGCGCAACAAAGAAGATGCATCAGAAGTAATTGCACGTATGCGCGAAGTAGGCGATGAAATTAAAGCATTGGATGCCGAATTAAATGCCATTGAAGATGAATTTAAAGATATGATGATGCGTTTGCCGAATATCCCGCATGAATCAGTACCTGTTGGCACAGAAGAAGATGATAATGTGGAAGAGTACACTTGGGGCGATGTGCCGGCATTTAATTTTGAAGCAAAAGCACATTGGGATATTGCCAAAGAATTAGATATCGTAGACTTTGAGCGCGGAGCTAAAGTTACGGGAAGCCGTTTCTTGTTCTATAAAGGTTTAGGCGCACGTTTAGAGCGTGCTTTACTGAACTTCATGATGGATCTTCATTCAGATCAGCATGGCTATACAGAAATGCTGCCACCGCAAATCGTTAACCGCGATTCACTGACAGGTACAGGCCAATTACCGAAGTTTGAAGAAGACGTATTTAAATTAGTTCGTGAAGAAGATGAAATGGATTATTACCTGATTCCAACTGCTGAAGTACCGGTAACAAACTATTACCGTGATGAAATTTTATCAGCGGATATGCTACCGCAAGCGTTCTCTGCATTCAGCGCTAACTTCCGTTCAGAAGCAGGATCTGCAGGTCGTGATACACGTGGACTGATCCGTCAGCATCAGTTCAATAAAGTAGAATTAGTTCGCTTTGTTAAACCGGAAGAATCTTATGAGCAACTTGAAATCTTAACTGGTCATGCTGAAAAGGTATTACAACTTTTAGGTTTACCATACCGCAAATTAAAAATGTGTACAGCAGATTTAGGTTTCACAGCTGCGAAGAAGTACGATTTGGAAGTATGGATTCCTGCTCAAAACATGTACCGCGAAATTTCTTCATGTTCAAACTTCGAAGATTTCCAAGCGCGTCGTGCGAATATCCGTTTCCGTCGTGAAGCAGGTGCAAAACCGGAATTCGTTCACACGTTAAATGGTTCAGGTCTAGCAATAGGTCGTACAGTAGCAGCAATTCTGGAAAATTACCAACAAGAAGATGGTTCTGTTGTTATTCCGGAAGTGTTACGTCCATATATGGGTGGACTAGAAGTCATTACTGTAAAATAA
- the asnB gene encoding asparagine synthase (glutamine-hydrolyzing), producing the protein MCGISGWIDYSTHLVNEESMIKKMTRTLLHRGPDSEGYFISKHALLGHKRLAIIDLVTGNQPMTRGELTIVYNGEVYNANELREQLKNLGHSFYTTSDTEVILMAYVEWKDRCMEYLNGIFAFAVWNEQEQSLFLCRDRLGVKPLFYYELPDGLLFSSEIKGILAHPAVKAEVDAEGLAALFSLGPSRIVGHAIFKGIKEVKPAYAMMVRSGFRKSWQYWDIESKHHEHSEAETIENVRELVTNAIIRQLISDVPLSTMLSGGLDSSIITAVAAQQLAKEQKTLATYSVAFEENDYHFTKNSFQTSQDEFWIGKMQQAFQTKHRQVTLTQQELVDGLEQAMRLKDMPSMADIDSSFYLFCKEMKKEHTVALSGECADEVFGGYPWFYEGKRETLFPWLRSTKEREQLFKSDWQKRLQLPQFMQSTYEEAVKGMPSFIGTKEEQERQQLFYLNNQFFMQTLLERNDRMTMGASMEVRVPFADHTIIEYVWNIPWEMKNSGGMEKGILRKAFQDILPKEVVERKKNPYPKTYHPKYTELVHQRLEQILRQKHSVLHELFEKEQLERLLATNGQSFQIPWFGQLMAGPQLIAYFIQLHDWVEQYRINIIST; encoded by the coding sequence ATGTGTGGAATATCAGGTTGGATCGATTACTCGACCCACTTAGTAAATGAAGAATCAATGATTAAAAAAATGACGAGGACGCTTTTACACCGTGGTCCGGATAGTGAAGGATACTTTATAAGCAAACATGCTTTACTGGGCCATAAACGGCTCGCAATTATTGATTTAGTGACAGGTAATCAGCCGATGACTCGCGGCGAATTGACAATTGTGTATAATGGCGAGGTTTACAATGCAAACGAGCTTCGTGAACAGCTTAAAAATTTGGGCCATTCCTTTTATACAACATCCGATACAGAAGTTATTTTAATGGCGTATGTTGAATGGAAAGACCGCTGTATGGAGTACTTAAATGGGATATTTGCTTTTGCCGTATGGAATGAGCAGGAGCAATCACTATTCCTATGTCGTGACCGGCTAGGGGTAAAGCCGCTGTTTTATTATGAGCTTCCGGATGGGCTATTGTTCAGTTCTGAAATAAAAGGGATACTGGCACATCCTGCTGTGAAGGCAGAAGTTGATGCAGAAGGGCTTGCCGCATTATTTAGTCTTGGCCCATCACGTATTGTAGGGCATGCCATATTTAAAGGGATTAAAGAAGTTAAGCCCGCATACGCAATGATGGTGCGAAGCGGTTTCAGGAAAAGCTGGCAGTACTGGGACATTGAAAGTAAACATCATGAACATTCAGAGGCAGAAACGATTGAAAATGTCCGGGAACTCGTAACAAATGCAATTATTCGTCAACTAATAAGCGATGTGCCGCTAAGTACAATGCTATCAGGCGGACTCGATTCAAGTATCATTACGGCGGTTGCTGCACAACAACTTGCAAAAGAACAGAAAACATTGGCGACTTATTCCGTAGCATTTGAAGAAAATGACTATCATTTCACAAAAAACTCATTTCAAACATCACAGGATGAATTCTGGATCGGAAAAATGCAACAGGCATTTCAGACAAAGCACCGACAAGTAACGTTGACCCAACAAGAATTAGTAGATGGTTTAGAACAGGCAATGCGTTTAAAAGACATGCCGAGTATGGCGGATATTGATAGCTCATTTTATTTATTCTGTAAAGAAATGAAAAAAGAACATACTGTGGCGCTGTCGGGTGAATGTGCTGATGAAGTATTTGGTGGTTATCCATGGTTTTATGAAGGGAAAAGAGAAACACTTTTCCCGTGGCTTCGTTCTACAAAGGAACGTGAACAGTTATTTAAATCAGATTGGCAAAAACGCCTGCAGTTGCCGCAGTTTATGCAAAGTACTTATGAAGAAGCAGTAAAAGGGATGCCATCATTTATAGGGACTAAAGAAGAGCAGGAACGCCAGCAGCTGTTTTATTTAAATAACCAGTTCTTTATGCAGACGTTATTAGAAAGAAATGACCGGATGACGATGGGTGCAAGTATGGAAGTCCGTGTACCGTTTGCCGATCATACAATAATTGAATATGTATGGAATATTCCTTGGGAAATGAAAAACAGCGGCGGAATGGAAAAGGGGATTTTACGAAAGGCGTTTCAGGATATTTTACCGAAGGAAGTTGTGGAGCGTAAGAAAAATCCGTATCCCAAAACGTATCATCCTAAATATACAGAACTCGTTCATCAACGGTTAGAGCAAATTTTACGGCAGAAGCACTCAGTTCTGCATGAATTATTCGAGAAGGAGCAGTTAGAACGATTGCTTGCTACAAATGGTCAATCGTTTCAAATACCTTGGTTTGGCCAGTTAATGGCGGGACCACAACTCATAGCATATTTTATACAATTACATGATTGGGTCGAGCAATATCGCATCAATATTATTTCAACGTAA
- a CDS encoding enoyl-CoA hydratase/isomerase family protein: protein MEYIQVSYEYEEKIAIVTLNRPEMRHAFNTEMAKQLLTVFQSFNEQPVRVVILTSSTEDAFCSGADLKERKGMSESAWTEQHHLFEQMFQAVANCRQPTIAAINGYTLAGGFELALNTDLIVAGKNAKVGLTEVTRGIMPGGGGARLLPKRVPLHIAKEWLFTGRIVSAEEAQNAGLFNRVVESEEVMSTTLELAKEIAGNAPLGVQGVKKVAEISSLEASEAFRIEIETYNEVIASVDRMEGILAFNEKRKPNFIGR from the coding sequence ATGGAATATATTCAAGTTTCATATGAATATGAAGAGAAAATTGCGATTGTTACATTAAACCGACCGGAAATGCGTCATGCATTTAATACGGAAATGGCGAAGCAGCTGTTAACTGTATTTCAGTCATTCAATGAGCAGCCGGTACGCGTCGTCATTTTAACTTCCTCCACTGAAGATGCCTTTTGTTCAGGCGCGGATTTAAAAGAGCGTAAAGGGATGAGTGAGTCCGCGTGGACGGAACAGCATCACTTATTTGAACAAATGTTCCAGGCAGTAGCCAATTGCAGGCAACCTACCATTGCTGCGATCAATGGCTATACACTTGCAGGAGGGTTTGAACTTGCATTGAATACGGACTTAATTGTTGCCGGTAAAAATGCAAAGGTAGGGCTAACCGAGGTCACTCGAGGTATTATGCCGGGCGGAGGAGGAGCACGATTACTGCCAAAACGTGTACCGCTCCATATTGCAAAAGAATGGCTATTTACAGGGCGGATTGTCTCTGCAGAAGAAGCACAGAACGCAGGGTTATTTAATCGAGTTGTCGAATCTGAAGAAGTAATGAGTACCACACTTGAGTTAGCAAAAGAAATTGCAGGCAATGCACCTTTAGGCGTTCAAGGCGTTAAAAAAGTAGCAGAAATTAGTTCATTAGAAGCATCTGAAGCATTCCGGATTGAAATAGAAACGTACAACGAGGTTATCGCTTCTGTGGATCGAATGGAAGGTATTTTAGCCTTCAACGAAAAAAGAAAACCTAATTTTATTGGACGGTAG
- a CDS encoding PLP-dependent aminotransferase family protein, which produces MLFFQLHKDHTIPLYEQLYIGIKNAITNNQLAVGVRLPSKRELADFFNISQTTVELAYSQLLAEGYIMSKPRVGYFVEEIDSIPYRQSDLSNNEIKKTAETTKYKIDFSSAKIDEEAFPFTIWRKYAKDVLDKPFKHLLQTGERQGELALRIEIANYLHQSRGIECQPEQIVIGSGTEQLLPMILKILDVDSKLAFENPGYSPIPRHQLGQLAIPISVDTDGIVVEQLQKSNANVVYITPSHQFPTGAVLSANRRTQLLNWAAKTPDRFIIEDDYDSEFRYIGKPIPALRGLDVNDRVIYLSTFTKSLMPSLRVAFFVLPPTLVQRYQEHFNYYSSTVPRFEQHILAKFMKDGHFAKHLNRMRKIYRKKHDKCIEVFSNHYSQITISGDAAGTNILVAFRHKESERELQQVARKHGIHILPLSNYYLTEQHYSKRTFLLGFGNLQLHDIEPNIHQLMEIWGISKS; this is translated from the coding sequence ATGCTTTTCTTTCAGCTTCATAAGGACCATACGATTCCACTATATGAACAACTGTATATCGGCATAAAAAATGCAATTACTAACAACCAGCTAGCTGTTGGTGTACGCCTTCCTTCCAAAAGGGAACTTGCGGATTTTTTCAATATAAGTCAAACAACCGTCGAGCTTGCGTATTCGCAGCTGTTGGCGGAAGGCTATATTATGTCAAAACCGCGTGTCGGTTATTTTGTTGAAGAGATCGATTCAATACCTTACCGCCAAAGTGATCTATCGAACAATGAAATAAAAAAAACAGCGGAAACTACGAAATATAAAATTGATTTCTCTTCTGCAAAAATTGATGAGGAAGCTTTTCCTTTTACGATATGGAGAAAATATGCAAAAGACGTGCTCGATAAACCGTTCAAACATCTACTTCAGACAGGGGAACGTCAAGGTGAGCTTGCATTGCGTATCGAAATTGCGAACTATTTACACCAATCACGGGGAATCGAGTGCCAGCCAGAGCAAATCGTCATCGGCTCCGGTACTGAGCAATTACTGCCTATGATTTTAAAAATTCTAGATGTTGATTCAAAGCTTGCTTTTGAAAATCCAGGTTATTCACCTATTCCCCGTCATCAATTAGGTCAGCTCGCTATTCCGATTTCTGTTGATACAGATGGAATTGTGGTGGAACAATTACAGAAATCAAATGCAAATGTCGTTTACATAACACCTTCACACCAATTCCCGACTGGTGCAGTTCTTTCAGCTAATCGACGGACACAATTATTAAATTGGGCAGCTAAAACACCGGACCGTTTTATTATTGAAGATGATTACGACAGTGAATTTCGATATATTGGGAAGCCAATTCCAGCGCTTAGAGGACTTGATGTAAATGACCGGGTCATTTATTTAAGTACCTTTACTAAATCATTGATGCCATCATTGCGTGTTGCCTTTTTTGTCCTGCCGCCAACACTCGTTCAACGCTATCAGGAGCATTTTAATTACTACTCTTCTACAGTTCCTCGGTTTGAACAGCATATTTTAGCGAAGTTTATGAAAGACGGACACTTTGCCAAACATTTAAATCGGATGCGTAAAATTTACCGTAAAAAGCACGATAAATGTATTGAAGTGTTTTCAAATCATTACTCTCAAATAACAATATCCGGTGATGCTGCCGGTACGAACATTCTTGTTGCATTCCGTCATAAGGAATCTGAACGGGAACTTCAACAGGTCGCGCGCAAGCACGGTATCCATATTTTACCGTTATCAAATTATTATTTAACAGAGCAGCATTACTCCAAAAGAACATTTTTATTAGGGTTTGGTAATTTGCAACTTCATGATATTGAACCGAACATCCATCAGCTAATGGAAATTTGGGGGATTTCTAAAAGTTAA
- the guaB gene encoding IMP dehydrogenase, with protein MWETKFAKEGLTFDDVLLVPGHSEVLPKDVNLSVNLTDSIKLNIPLISAGMDTVTESKMAIAMARQGGIGIIHKNMSIDEQAEEVEKVKRSENGVITNPFFLTPEHQVFDAEHLMGKYRISGVPIVNNMEDQKLVGIITNRDLRFISDYSLKIDDVMTKEDLIIAPVGTTLEDAEKILQQYKIEKLPIVDEAGKLTGLITIKDIEKVIEFPNAAKDSHGRLVVGAAVGVSKDTMMRIAKLVEAQVDIVVIDTAHGHSQGVLNTIKDIRAAYPDLDIIAGNVATAEGTRALFEAGADVVKVGIGPGSICTTRVVAGVGVPQITAVYDAASVARELGKTIIADGGIKYSGDITKALAAGGHTVMLGSLLAGTSESPGETEIFQGRRFKVYRGMGSLGAMEKGSKDRYFQEDAKKLVPEGIEGRLPYKGPLADTIHQLVGGVRAGMGYCGAPDLEHLREKSQFIKMSGAGLRESHPHDVQITKESPNYSLQ; from the coding sequence ATGTGGGAAACAAAATTTGCTAAAGAAGGTTTAACTTTTGATGATGTACTATTAGTGCCAGGGCACTCTGAAGTGTTACCGAAAGATGTTAATTTGTCTGTAAATCTAACTGACAGCATTAAGTTAAACATTCCGCTGATCTCTGCAGGTATGGATACTGTAACCGAATCAAAAATGGCAATTGCCATGGCTCGTCAAGGTGGAATTGGTATTATTCATAAAAATATGAGTATTGATGAACAAGCAGAAGAAGTCGAGAAAGTAAAACGCTCTGAAAACGGCGTTATTACAAATCCTTTCTTCCTTACACCAGAACATCAAGTTTTTGATGCAGAGCATTTAATGGGCAAGTACCGCATTTCAGGTGTCCCTATTGTAAATAACATGGAAGATCAGAAATTAGTGGGTATTATTACAAACCGTGATTTACGCTTCATTTCAGATTACTCATTAAAAATTGATGATGTAATGACAAAAGAAGATTTAATCATTGCTCCTGTAGGGACAACTTTAGAAGATGCAGAAAAAATTCTTCAGCAATATAAAATTGAAAAGTTACCGATTGTTGATGAAGCAGGAAAGTTAACTGGCTTAATCACAATTAAAGATATTGAAAAAGTAATTGAGTTCCCAAATGCTGCTAAAGACAGCCACGGCCGATTAGTTGTAGGAGCGGCGGTTGGTGTTTCTAAAGATACAATGATGCGTATTGCGAAGCTAGTGGAAGCGCAAGTGGACATCGTTGTAATTGATACAGCACACGGTCATTCTCAAGGAGTTTTAAATACAATTAAAGACATTCGTGCAGCTTACCCGGACTTGGATATTATTGCAGGGAATGTTGCAACAGCTGAAGGAACACGTGCATTATTTGAAGCTGGTGCCGATGTTGTAAAAGTAGGAATCGGTCCTGGTTCTATTTGTACAACTCGTGTTGTAGCAGGAGTTGGTGTACCACAAATTACAGCTGTTTACGATGCAGCATCAGTTGCCCGTGAATTAGGTAAAACAATTATTGCTGATGGCGGTATCAAGTATTCTGGAGATATCACAAAAGCTTTAGCTGCAGGTGGACATACTGTAATGTTAGGTTCATTATTAGCAGGAACATCTGAATCTCCTGGTGAAACAGAAATCTTCCAAGGACGTCGCTTTAAAGTGTACCGTGGAATGGGTTCACTAGGTGCAATGGAAAAAGGTTCTAAAGACCGCTACTTCCAAGAAGATGCGAAAAAGCTTGTACCAGAAGGAATTGAAGGACGTTTACCATACAAAGGACCTTTAGCAGATACAATTCACCAATTAGTTGGTGGTGTACGTGCCGGAATGGGTTACTGCGGTGCACCGGATTTAGAACACTTACGTGAAAAATCACAGTTCATTAAAATGTCGGGTGCAGGCTTACGTGAATCACATCCACATGATGTACAAATTACGAAAGAATCACCAAACTACTCTTTACAATAA
- a CDS encoding hydroxymethylglutaryl-CoA lyase, whose translation MHFPKQVEIIEVGPRDGLQNESRFVPTEEKKKLIKQLYEAGFQRIETASFVHPKIVPQMADAQEITAFCNELGMEYIALTPNMKALERAIDAGVPQIAVFVGASETFNQKNIKRSIEESLAECSEVFQHAKAQQKFIRGYVSMCFSCPYEGAISYEQVKRVVAQFVNDGADEISIGDTNGQANPRIVYERFSALKKDFPDTTFVAHFHDTNGFAYANIIAALNAGIEKFDSSIAGLGGCPFSPGATGNVATEKVVELFEAMEVKTHIRQEKLKDVAKFAYSLV comes from the coding sequence ATGCACTTTCCAAAGCAAGTTGAAATTATTGAAGTAGGTCCACGCGACGGTTTGCAAAATGAATCACGCTTTGTGCCAACAGAGGAAAAGAAAAAGTTAATCAAGCAATTATATGAAGCGGGCTTTCAGCGTATTGAAACGGCATCGTTTGTTCATCCAAAAATTGTCCCGCAAATGGCAGACGCACAGGAAATTACGGCATTTTGTAATGAACTGGGGATGGAATATATCGCTTTAACTCCTAATATGAAAGCACTGGAGCGTGCAATTGATGCAGGTGTACCGCAGATTGCGGTATTCGTCGGGGCGAGTGAGACATTCAACCAAAAAAATATTAAACGTTCCATCGAAGAGTCTTTGGCAGAATGCAGCGAAGTGTTCCAGCATGCAAAAGCTCAGCAAAAGTTTATTCGTGGCTATGTGTCGATGTGTTTTAGCTGTCCGTATGAAGGAGCCATTTCCTATGAGCAAGTTAAGCGGGTTGTAGCACAATTTGTAAATGACGGGGCTGACGAAATTTCAATTGGTGATACGAATGGACAGGCAAATCCGCGCATCGTGTATGAACGGTTCAGCGCATTAAAAAAAGATTTCCCGGATACAACATTCGTGGCACATTTCCATGATACAAACGGTTTTGCCTATGCAAATATAATTGCCGCATTAAATGCGGGAATTGAAAAGTTTGATAGTTCGATTGCAGGACTTGGCGGTTGTCCGTTTTCACCTGGAGCTACAGGAAATGTAGCAACAGAGAAAGTGGTGGAGCTGTTTGAAGCGATGGAAGTTAAAACACATATCCGTCAGGAAAAGTTAAAGGATGTGGCAAAGTTCGCTTACAGCTTAGTTTAA